The DNA segment AATCAAGAATTTTACAAGAAACTACAATGTGATTGTAATAAGTAAAATAAGATAGAATAGCTAATGATTGAAATGAACAATAATGTAGGATTTTGGTTGTTATAACCTATATATTGATCTTGTAAAGGTGATCAAGCACCTAAATCAATGCTTGAGCGAAGTTGAAAGGTGAATGACTTTCATAATTAGTTGGCAAGTACTAAGTGAAGCGTGTGCATATATTTAGCTTGACTCTTAtccattaaagaaaaaataatagtagaGAGAAACTCTCAAAAGTGTATTTTGAAAAGTGAATGTAGACTTTATGAGTTGAATCACTATATATAAACTAagcaatttgaattatttttcccttcactctttaattttcagcactatATACATTCCATGCATGCATATAACAAGTCCTTTAATGATTTCATGAGTTGTGCATAAACTCACTGTGGCTTACACTATTTTTGTAACTTAAAATAAAGGATTCATATGCTTGAGTTATATGCTTTGATCTTTTGATGCATAAAAGCACTAGTTTCATGTATATTTACAAGTGTCTAGTTGAGTTTTTCAaagaatttaaagtgaaaaatgAACTATCCAAAATAGTTCAAttaacctctctctctctctctctctctctctctctctctctctctctctctctctctctctctctctctctgtgtattTGGGAACATATAATAATTCAGGAAATTTTGAGAGATCAAAATATagcaaaaaataattataatttttgataaaggaCTAAAGTGGGAATTATTAACAAATTACAAGGACTAAAATTgttatttaagaaaataaatgttAAAGTATATTTTAAAACCTCATTATTTTTTTGTGATTAACTTTAATAATTATTAGgtttaatgataaaaataattcttttgtaattattcaattttttttttcaaattccaaaaattactTGTAAATctattcaataattaaaattgaaGTTGGACTATTTTAGTggcagcatatatatatatatatatatatatatatatatatatatatatatatattatattatattctttttataaaaatttaacttatcatattaaatatattgactttttatttaaatatttttaaattttaactattgaaatgtttttttatattaaaaaattaaaaattatttttacaatatcttttaaaaattttaaatttttaagttattaattttaaGCATTATAAAACTTTGTTGATCATATTATATACctgtaaaaataattattttttaactaaaTTTTTAGTTAAGTTAGAAAAATgatgaattaatttttaaaagtatatatatatatatatatatatatatatatatatatatatatatatattaaataaaacttatttatagaattgaagaaattatttttaaaaacttcttataatataattgttttgtaaaGAGACTGAAGAAAAATAGGCATTATTATCCAGTTGATGATAACCATAGAAAGGAAAGTTTGACTTAAAggctccttttatatatatatatatatatatatactattttattaataaaataaatttttaatattaaattatttttttaattaaaaaaattaatgaaattaacagTTAATTTCAATAGTAGGAATTAATATGTTAATGGAATTAAACATTAGAGATTAAATtgttacaaattaaaaaaaaagattaatttataaattgacCTACATTTTTGGATATACGTTGgggattaatttataaattgatattATGCTCTGTAAAATATCCAAGTAGGTGACCTGGAAATCCAGTTAACTGTGTCCTAATCTATAACCATAGTTTGGACAGGGATAATGATTCGTCCATGATTTGCACATTATGGTTTCGGAACTATGATATTTGCTTAGGGTCcgtttggtttaactgttgaatataACCGATAACCGTTAGCTGGCAGCTGAtaactgttagctgatagctatTACTGTTAGCTAATAGCTGGTAGCTGATGATAGCTAATTTATATTAATTGTTTGGTAAAACTATgttttgctattgctgttgatatgtgaaatgaccaataagggtatatattatataatttattttattattgaaataaatataaaattataaatttattatattgtattatttattttattgttaaattaaatatataattattaaattaatatattatatcatttattatattattaaaataaaaatataattattaatctattatattatattatttattttactattgaaataaaaaaataattaaattttttaaaaaataattaaataatttaaaaaatatagataaaataataaaataattattattgttgataaagaaaaaacttataattaattttaagtttttagatataaataaatattttacattttatgtttttaataaataatattttaacaaaattaaaatgtgttaattaaaatgttaaaattataaataaaaaataaaaaagtattaataatattaattttcaagttaaataaaaaggataatatggtcaaaataaaaaatcaaatcaaatcagctatcagctgatgagaaacagctctaaaaatagagctgatacaaattGCAGCTGATAGGTATCATATCAGTtatccatcagctatcagctttattttttaaaatttacccAAACACTCTAGTTTAtctgtttgggtgtctatcagctatcagctgcactTAACAGGTGAACCAAACACCCCCTTATTCAAAGTGTAATTATATCCAGTAAAGATGTCAATCCCCATCCATGTGAGGTTCTATATCCTGCTTCTAAAACGATTCCTCCTAAATGAGAACCTACCTTATTTACACTATTTGTGACAGTAAGTAGGAGTCTAGCTAATACATATGAAAGGATATCACAGTCTCCGTGATTAAGTATGTTATTCTTTTTAGTCAATTTCCTATTTTGTTCTTGAGTGTCTTATCGACTTAAGTTTAAGAGGTTATCAGGCCAACTTACCCGTACTCTTACTTTTGCCTTGTAGATCTATACCTGCATAAGAAGGTCACAACATCATAAATTATCCTAAAAAAATGAAACCTAATAATCTGTAATGACATAAACATAGACAAATTTTTTTAACATGACAATCTAACCACAAAGGggataagtagaaaagaaaaaaaaaatcacacaACACAAttagaaaataagaaaaattttcacTCAAGAGCGAAAAGAATGGAAATAGAAACTCAAAGGGTAGGAGAAAAAGTATGAGCACTTTGAACATGACACAAttagaaaataagaaaaattttcacTCAAGAGCGAAAAAGAATGGAAATAGAAACTCAAAGGGTAAGAGAAAAAGTATGAGCGCTTTGAACATAACATGAACAAATGAGAGAGGAGCGGTTGTCTTTAAgattatattttagaaaaattcttatttaaatcTAATTCATCATGAATCAAGACACAATTATATAGAATCaacatatataatttatgaaTTTCACCATATATTTATTATCTTGAATTCATAGTATATTAGGTCTAAGTAAAAAAAAATCTACATTTTATATAAAAACGTCAATTTAAGTGGTAGTTTTAGTAAGCATACgctctaaaaaaaaaaaggcaatgaTCAAAATTGGCATTTTTGTTGTCTCCATCTTGCATTATTGATTGCATGAGAAAACGTCActcaaaatgatattttttttttacaccCAAAATTGGCCACTTTACTTTTTTCAtgtcaagaaaatgaaattttgaatggcattttcttaatttttttttacacatTATCCTGGTCAATTGTTTACCATTTACATCAattatggtatatatatatattacattatTCTAGTAATTAACCCTATCATATAGTAtccaacataaaaaaaaaaaagaaaagaagaaaaggacaaagccATTTGATATTGGAGAGTGTCTTATCAGAATCAGAATTATGACACACAGGGAGAAGCCATTTGGAAATATCTATAGTAGAGACTACAATAGATTCATGGATAGGATAGGATGGAAAGCTTTCCATGTTGGAATTCTTTTGCCATCTTTTTCTTCATTTGGGATTATATATTTAACCAACTTGTTTTGGTACATTTTCTTTCTCACGTTGTTcacatataagaaaagaaaaacttTGCACCAAACTTGAACTTTTCACATCctagttttattattattattattattgggatTATAGATCTTACAATGAGAGAGTATAAAAATGAAAGAGTAGATATAAGCGATTAGATTATAACATTGACTTGACTTatcattttaatatataaaacaaCTCATTCTCTTAtataagttaaaattaaaaatgaactaCTATATAATTTGTTCAGCCTTTTCtctcaaaatttaataattattgttTTCAGAGTTTATCACTGCCCTTAATATTTTGTCTACCAACTCAGAAACATTTAAACAACACCAAATGGAAAGAAACTATGTTTATTATTTGGGTTGTGTTTTATTATTTTGAGGTTTGTGCTTTGCTAAAGACATCTATTTGTTCCTCATCTCTCTAATTCATCACCTATTTTCAGTGATCTATTAACTCAATTATCAGAGTGGATTTGCCAAAACAATTCATTAACCCTTTTTAACAACCTTCTACTAGCTGCTGTGAGGATCCAAATTTTTTGAAGATTCATCAaacattaaataaaattatatgttattaatgagttttaatttaTTGATACTAATGTCAGATGACAAGAAAtatgagatttagcagtaaaaagctataaaaattataaaatttactaCTATAAATTTATGATAGCAATATATGAATTGTTACAATAAAATTATGCtcgtaaatattttataataaaattaaggttgttgtaaaaaaaaaaaaagttattgatAGCAATAGTTATTGTTgcaaaaaatttttaatgataataataattgcTGCTAAATCTTTTTTATGTAGCATGATAACAACAATTGCTACAAAATCTTTTTTTATGCATCATTATCGGTAATTATTTATATTGTtacatttataaataataaaattaatgttaCTGTAAAATTTTTGCttctaattttaatatatattgtgGTGTTGTCTTTAAAATTATGAAGTTTTGAGTTTAAAATAAATCAATGATACTGAAATTATCTCCAAAACTATTTAGTTTTGGGTTAAATTTCAATAAgagatatttatatataaaaaaattaaacattttaTGATTATAATAACATATTTAGGCCTGATAGGCTGAGCTGAGATCCCCAGAAAAGGTATACTACTCCTTCCCCTTAGGGAGCATATTTCCACAAGAAAAGATATGTGTGTGGTTTGTTGGAAAAAGGAATGCATATTTGTATGTAAAGGTTACATATTGCGTGGATCTTACCATTGAAAAGCCCCCTATCCACCACATTCTCAATTATTATGCACACATAGTCCCCAGTACCTCAAATAATATCCAAACTTAGATAAAGTTactgatttggaattattttttttatttattaatatgatATAAGTTAAAATTGTGATTACaaaaaaattacttaaatatTAATCCAGTTGATTACTATTAAAGTTTACTCTCTTTAATAATTAGAATTCGATTTGACCGAACAGATAACTTAAACTTTGTATGAAAAGTCATTTAACATTTTCATCTTcagtaatattttatttaatatttgaaatttataaaAATGTAATTATTAAATCTTTAAACTTTATTTTATACTTTCTTtgattttgtattttcttttgaaaCATTTTTCTATTTTGTTTTGTATTTTAGTCTATATATTTTCACTTAACTTATGGCATTTAGGCTGTATGTATCAGAGTTTTTATTTATCTAAGACTAGTTTTGGTGCAGCAAATTAAGTTTTTTTtggaattattaataaaaaattttgcttataaaaaaaaaaaaactctgaaCTTtataaaagtgaaataaaaatacaaAGTGCATATAAGTCACATCCGTGCATTTACTAATCGcagaatttaaataattatatttttataaaatttagatatCGAATGATATGTAACTAAAAGTGAAAATGTAAAGTGCATTTCGTGCAAAACTATTAAGGTCTAAAGATGCTTTTGGCTAAATTCTATCGAAAAGtatatttcataattaattatcATGAAGGTATGAAATGGGAATGCAAACTTAAATTAGGCGGGTGATCAAAAGAATAATTAAGGTGATCAAAAGAATAATTAAGTTTGATATATTGATTAATTGTTCATTTGGAATAAATAATTTGTAAgaaaagaattaaattttttttacacaATCATACATaaattttgtttcttttaaaatgatttttgttaaattaaaaagaattaaaatctttcattttaaatataaaaattaactaaaaaaatcaattgaatttttttatattccaTATTGAATCTCATTCTTTGCTGCATATATATGCTATTTTCCAATAACTTGTGCTAAATTATTCAAAGTGTCCTTTTCTTTCTCTGTATATGCATTCACAAaccatatataataattaaatgcaTATAGAAAGCAACATGTAACCACTCTAGCTCTCTAGCTATTCTCATCAACATCTACCTCCTGCATTAATTAGTGTACATCCACGAACACAAATCTAATCTCTAGATATTGGATGCAACGGTAGAAAAGGCTGCAGACTATTTGTCCTTGGACAAACGAGTACACTCACTTGAATTGATGGGAAAGTTTGCTGGTTTCCAAAGTCATATAAACTTCCATATAGTAGCTTATCAGTAACAATCTAATTAATCTTTCACACTTTTTCAATTGAATTTGGAGTGAAGAGTTTCCACTTTGAATTttctttcataaattaattaaactgaTATGTATAGATATACATGTGACACATAACATCATCTTAGCTAGAGTAGATCTTCAGAGGCTTCTCCCTTAGGCCACTCCAAAACTTGCAAAAACTCAAAACGACAACCAACAATAGAAAGCATAGTACAAGAGAACGCTAGGCAGCCCAAAACAATCCCCCGGCTTTTATCTACTGCTGCCTTCAAGACAAAAATATCTACAATCCAACCCATCCACGAAGGAGGGGAAACCCACCGAATTAGGAAGGAAAGGTGACCTCCCCCTGCCCAGAGGGGTAAAGGAAAGCTACCTAAAGCGGCAAAGCTAGCAAGAACCTAGtcttaaaaagaagaagaagacgagAGAAATTTTCTCTCTCTACTAAAGTAGAGAGAAGCGGTTGCTGtgttaattgaaataaaatatataacaaGTAGTAGTCTtgactaattaattttttaattagatgagttatttataattttgtttagATATACATGACTCTTAACATTtgcattttttattgattttttctcTCTCTGgacaattattatttttaaaaagttATTAATGTGTTAAGactctaaaattataaatttttaaatttgaaatttaataaagtaatttcaaaaaaataagaaactagattaatttataataaaaaataaaagtcatTACCGACATGCAAACGACAATGATATAATCAAAGGAGCTTTGACTTTAATTGGTGCTTTTTTCACAATTAAGCAAACTTAAGTTACTTATTTGCTAGTATCACTTAGACAAACCTCTTTTGCTTTTGTTCACTTGGACTACAACTTCTATTCAACCATattacaattattattattattattattgttaaattCTATTTAGAGTTTAAATTCACTGCAACCACACAATTCTAAAAATAATTACaatgtttctaaatgaaaatttattgctTTGTTTTCGATAAAATTCAATTTTATAACTTTTAttatcttaaaaataatttttaattatgagtTAAACTTTGCTTACGTGAGTTTAGTAAAATATAATCGATTTTAAGTTCAGATAAAAGATAAAAGCTGTAGTAAATTTATaactaatataaaatttaatttacgtgagtttggtaaaacataaTCAGTTTTAAATTTAGATAAAAGATGAGAGTTGTAGTAAATTTATAGCTAATATAAAATTCAATTATCtcttaaaatatgaattcttATATTATAACGGGTCTAACGGAATTGAATGGTGAAAAATTCATGgcttgagattataattatttttGGATATTAGATTAAAATTTCCTTATAAAAGGATTCCCAACACAAACCAAGAAAACCCAGCATCCAGCAACATAGAAAACGCATACTTAACCTTTCCTAAAACCCAATCCTCCAAGCTATCACCATATGGCTAACAACCCAAAAAAACAAGTCCATGCATTTAACGACCAAAATGGCCTACAACAATCACAAGTAGTAGTGGTTATGGTGCCTCTCCCAGCACAAGGCCACCTCAACCAGCTCCTCCAACTCTCCAGGCTGATCCTTTCCTACAGCATTCCGGTCCACTTCGTCGGCACCGCCACCCACAACCGCCAGGCCAAGCTTCGCGTTCACGTGTGGGATGTACGCGTCACCTCTAGAATCCATTTCCATGACTTTGAAATCCCTCCCTTTGCTTGCCCTCCTCCCAACCCAAATGCCAAAAACAAGTTCCCTTCTCATTTGCTACCAGCTTTCTATAATGCCTCATCTCATCTTCGAGAGCCTGTGTCTCTGCTTCTGCGTTCGCTTTCTAGCAAGGCTAGAAAGGTTGTTGTCATCCATGATTCTTTAATGGCGTCTGTGATTCAAGAAGTTCCATTAATCTCCAATGCAGAGTCCTACATTTTCCATAGCGTATCTGCTTTCACCATTAGTTTGTTTCGGTGGGAAAGAAAGAGGATACATAATATTCAAGATAATGGGGTGATCCCAGAAGAAATTCCCAGTCTTGAAGGATGCTTCACCGATGAGTTTTTGGATTTGCTTGCTTCTGAGTATCAGTACCATACGTTCAACTCGGGGTACGTGTACAACACATGCAGATTGATAGAAGGTGCTTTCATGGACTTGATCGAGAAACAACAGAAAGGAACAATGGAGGAAAGGACCAAGAAGCATTGGGCTTTAGGGCCTTTTAATCCATTGACTGTGCCTGCAAAGACAAGAGGGTCAAATGGGAAACATATTTGTTTGGCATGGCTAGATAAACAAGCAAGAAACTCGGTAATTTACGTGTCTTTTGGGACTACAACAGCCATGAACAATGAACAAATCAAGCAGCTAGCAATTGGGTTGAAACAAAGCAACCAAAAATTCATTTGGGTACTGAGGGATGCTGATAAAGGAGATGTTTTCAATGGAGATCATGAAAGAAGAGGTGAGCTCCCAAAAGGGTATGAGAATTCAGTGGATGGCATGGGATTGGTGGTGAGAGATTGGGTACCCCAACTGGAGATTTTAGCCCACCCAGCAACAGGAGGTTTTATGAGTCATTGTGGGTGGAATTCTTGCATGGAAAGCATCACTATGGGAGTTCCAATTACAGCTTGGCCAATGCATTCAGATCAACCAAGAAACGCATTCCTGATAACAGAGTTGCTCAAGATTGGTGTTACTGTTAAGGAATGGGCCCGCAGAGATGAGATTGCCACAGCAAAGATGGTTGAAAGCTCCGTGAAGAAGCTAATGGCTTCAGATGAAGGAGATGGGATGAGGAAGAGAGCAGCAGAATTGAGCGAGTCTGTGCAGCTATCAATGGTCGAAGGTGGAGCTTCTCGCATGGAGATGGATTCTTTCATTGCCCATATCTCAAGTTAAGCTTTAGctagtttggttggaaatttttcATATTGGAACCAATCTGAAGATTGTAAGAcg comes from the Hevea brasiliensis isolate MT/VB/25A 57/8 chromosome 5, ASM3005281v1, whole genome shotgun sequence genome and includes:
- the LOC110647887 gene encoding zeatin O-glucosyltransferase, whose product is MANNPKKQVHAFNDQNGLQQSQVVVVMVPLPAQGHLNQLLQLSRLILSYSIPVHFVGTATHNRQAKLRVHVWDVRVTSRIHFHDFEIPPFACPPPNPNAKNKFPSHLLPAFYNASSHLREPVSLLLRSLSSKARKVVVIHDSLMASVIQEVPLISNAESYIFHSVSAFTISLFRWERKRIHNIQDNGVIPEEIPSLEGCFTDEFLDLLASEYQYHTFNSGYVYNTCRLIEGAFMDLIEKQQKGTMEERTKKHWALGPFNPLTVPAKTRGSNGKHICLAWLDKQARNSVIYVSFGTTTAMNNEQIKQLAIGLKQSNQKFIWVLRDADKGDVFNGDHERRGELPKGYENSVDGMGLVVRDWVPQLEILAHPATGGFMSHCGWNSCMESITMGVPITAWPMHSDQPRNAFLITELLKIGVTVKEWARRDEIATAKMVESSVKKLMASDEGDGMRKRAAELSESVQLSMVEGGASRMEMDSFIAHISS